The genome window TAATCCGCCAATATATGCCGGAAGCGGCCATCAGTGCCGATGCGATTGTTGGCTTTCCGGGGGAGACGGAAGCCCAGTTTCAAGAAACGCTGCAACTGGTGCAAGAGATTGGTTTTGACCAGCTCAATACGGCGGCCTACTCGCCGCGTCCGGGTACTCCGGCTGCCGATTGGCCCGATCAAGTTCCCGAAGAGGAAAAAAGCGATCGCCTGCAACGGCTCAACCGCTTGGTGACCGAAGTGGCAGCTGCCCGCAATGCCCGCCTCTTGGGTCAAGTGCAAGAGGTGTTGGTGGAGGGATCCAACCCCAAACAGCCGGGCCAAGTAATGGGGCGTACCCGTGGCAATCGCTTGGTGTTCTTTGAGGGGGATCCCGAACAGCTGAAGGGATCCCTGGTGCCGGTCAAGATTACCGCTACCCGTGCGTTTTCCTTAACCGGTGAGGCATGGCTCCAGCCCCCGCAAGGGGTGGAGTTCAAACACCACTCGCTCTACTTCTCCCACTCGTAGAAGTGAGGGACTGACGCGGTTTCGTTCAGGTGAAGATTAAACCGGCAACGCCTGTTGGTGTTCGCGTCAGCGGTGCAGAGCACTTTGTTGCTGTAGCCGTTCGGGGGACAGTGGGCCTTGAATGTGATCCCAAGGCAAGGGATCCCCAGGGATCCAATCGCTGTGAACGTAGTATTCCAAAGGGGGAAGCTGCCCCTTGAGTTCCTTAAAAGCCCGTTTATAGCTCCCCAAAGACTCCCCAAACTTGCGCACCAAGGTCAACACTTTGCCTACCCGGCGATCCCCCCTTGAGATCAAGGCTTGAATCACCGACCAACTGTAACTTTCTGGGCGAAACTCTATCCCAAGGGGGCGCAACTGTTTTTGGAAAAACTGCAATTTTTTCTCCGCTTGCGGATCCACGCCATACCACTGAAAGGGGGTATGGGCCTTGGGGACAAAGGTACTGCAACCGAAGGTGAAGCGCAGGCGGGGAGCAACCTGCTTGAGCGCTTTGAAGAGGGCCACGGTTTGCTCCAAATCCGCTTGCGTTTCTGCCGGGATCCCGACCATGCCGTAGAACTTCATGCCCCCTAACCCACCCGCCTGTGCATGGGTTGCCGCCGCTAGGATCTCCTCGTTGTGGAGCTTTTTATGGATGATTTGCCGCAGCTGCTCTGAGCCACTTTCAATCGCCACCGTAATGGACTTGCTGCCCCGACTGGACAAGACTTGGGCTAGGCGAGAGGTCACCGTACCCGTCCGCACCGAGGCCAGGCTGAGGCGAACGTGGGCCAAGCGATCTTGAGCCAAATACTCCAACACCTCCTCGAACTGCGGATGCTGGGTAACCGAAGCCCCCAACAGGCCAATCCGGTTCGTTACTTGTAGCCCCCGTTCCAATGCTGGCAGCAAGTGCCCCTCTACATCGGCCACGCGAAAGGGCAAGGTCAGGTAACTGGCTAAGCAAAAGCGGCACATCTCCGGGCAACTGCGCACCACCTCCAGCATGTAGATGTTTTCCCAGGCGGCTTTGGGAGTGACCACCGTGGAAACCGAGAGGGTATTGCCGCGAAAGGTGTGTTTGCGGATCGTATCCGGGATCCCTGCTTCCTTCGGAAGGATCCTCTCCACAGGGCCGGTTGGTTCCTGATAATGGGGTTCGTAAAGGCTGGGCACATAGATCCCCGGCACCTGAGCCAGAGCCTGTAACTTTTGAGTCCGGGATCCCCCCCGCACCCGTTGGTAAGCCTGGATCAAGGCATCGACCAATCCTTCCCCATCCCCCAACAGGATGACATCGAAGAAGTCGGCAAACGGTTCTGGATTGGCGGTTAAAACAGGGCCGCCCCCAAAAATCAGCGGATCCGACTCACCCCGTTCCTGCGCCTGAATCGGGATCCCATGCTGTTCCAACAGGGCGAGAATATTCACATAATCCAGCTCCCACGACAGCGAAAAGCCAAACAGCTCCGGTTGTTGGGGCAAAGACTCGGATACATCCGTGAACAGGCGGCTGACGGCCACATCCCCACGGCTGGCCAGCAGGCTCCAGATCACCTGATAGCCCAGACTGGTAATGCCCACCGAATAGGTATTGGGAAAGGCATACACCAGCGGCACCGCATCCGCAGCCGGTGTGGCAGGGGTAAACAGGAGGTGTTCAAAGTCAAACTCTGATCTGGCCAAGGGATCCCACTGCTAATATTTCGATTCCGTTTCGATTGGCTTGCCTTTTCTACCTTAGTCCCAGTTTCGAGGGTTGATGGGACTTTCCAATGGCAGGATCAAAGAGAATCCCCCTGAGACCCCATTCCCAAGAGCCAACCCATGACCTCCGCCCTCAACCAGCGCATTCGCAACTTTTATGATGCTTCTTCGGGCCTGTGGGAGCAGGTGTGGGGAGAGCACATGCACCACGGCTATTACGAAGCGGGGCAAGCGGGCAAAGGACGGCGGCAGGCGCAAATAGCCCTCATCGACAAGGTGATCGAGTGGGGCCAGATTGGGGATCCGCAGCCGCCCAAGCAGATTCTCGATCTCGGCTGTGGCATTGGCGGCAGCAGCCTAGTCTTGGCACAACGCTTCGGTGCCCAAGTAACGGGTATTACCCTCAGTCCTGTCCAAGCCCAGCGGGCCCAGGAACGGGCCAAGGCGGCTGGATTCAGCTCACAGGTGCAGTTTCAGGTGGCGGATGCTCTGCACATGCCGTTCGCGTCCGACACTTTTGATCTGGTGTGGTCTTTGGAAAGCGGCGAACACATGCCGGATAAGCGGCAATTTTTGGCGGAATGTTGGCGGGTGTTGCAACCGGGTGGACAGGTGATGGTGGTTACTTGGTGCCACCGTGAGGGATCCCTGAGTCCGCAGGAACAACGCCATTTGCAGAAAATCTACGATGTCTACTGCTTGCCCTACGTGATCAGCCTGTCGGAATACGTTCACCTGGCTGAGCAGGTGGGGTTTGGGCAAATTCGCCAGACCGATTGGTCGGAACGGGTGGCTCCCTTTTGGGATGAGGTGATCACCTCTGCTCTTGATTGGCGCTGGATCCCGGGCTTACTGCGGAGTGGCTGGGGTACCCTCCGGGCAGCCCTGGGGTTGGGCCTGATGCGTCGCGGCTATGCCAGTGGCTTGGTGCGCTTTGGGCTCCTGAGCGGATTCAAACCGGAACGGTAGGCTATTTCACTTTGCTGAACCATCAATCTGCTGATGGGTGACAGAGATGGAGTAGTCCTCCAGGATCCGATAGGCTGGATCCACCCTCAAGGTGTCGGCTGATGGCTTTGCAAACTCCAACGCTGTTGCTAGTCGATGGGCACTCGCTGGCCTATCGCTCCTTTTACGCCTTTGCCCATAGCCGCGAGGGAGGGTTGCGCACCTCCACCGGGATCCCCACCAGTGTCAGCTTTGGTTTTTTGAAATCGTTACTGGAGGTGCTGGACAAACAGACACCGACCCATGTCGCCGTTGCCTTTGATACCCGCCAGCCCACCTTCCGCCACGAAGCCGACGACACCTACAAAGCCGGTCGTCTTGAAACCCCACCGGAATTTATTGAAGATGTGGAAAACCTGAAGCAGTTGTTGACGGCGCTGCGGATCCCCATCTTGATGGCACCAGGGTTTGAGGCGGATGATATATTAGGCACTCTCAGCACAGTAGCAGCCAAAGACTATAAAGTCCAAATTTTAAGTGGGGATCAAGATCTTTTTCAGCTTATTGACAACGATGGGAAAGTCCGGGTTTTACACTTAAATAACAAAGATCGCATTAGTGAATTTGGCCCGGAGCAGGTAAAAGAAAAACTGGGGATCTGGCCCTGGCAGGTGGTGGACTACAAAGCTCTGTGTGGGGATTCTTCCGACAATATTCCAGGAGTGAAAGGGATCGGCCCCAAGCGAGCCGTAGAACTGCTGGAGCGCTATGGCAGTCTGACGGAGATTTTTAACCATCTCCCTGAAATCAAGGGCAAAGTTCAGCAATACCTACAGGAAGGGATGCAAGCGGCTCAGCATTCCCAGTTTATGGCCAAAATCAAGGTGGATGTACCTTTACCCCTGGATTGGGAGAGCATGAAACTTACAGGGTTTGACCAAGAGGAGCTGATCCCTCTTTTGGAAAAATTGGAATTTCAGAGTTTCATTCATCAAGTTCGTAAAATCCAGACTTCTTTGGGCGGGATCCAAGCAGAATTAGGGGATCCCAGCGAAGGGGATAACTCAATTGCTGCAGAAGAAGTTGTAGACAATGACGAAGCCCTTTGGTTTGATTTTGCCTTAACCCCCACCAGCACCTTACCCGCAGTGCGAATCGTGGATACGCCTGAAAAATTAGCTGTATTGGTTCAGGATTTGCTGGCTTGTGAGGGAATCGTAGCTTGGGACACAGAAACCACCAGTTTGGATCCGCGAGATGCGCAATTGGTGGGTATTGGCTGTTGCTGGTCAGCA of Thermostichus vulcanus str. 'Rupite' contains these proteins:
- a CDS encoding B12-binding domain-containing radical SAM protein: MARSEFDFEHLLFTPATPAADAVPLVYAFPNTYSVGITSLGYQVIWSLLASRGDVAVSRLFTDVSESLPQQPELFGFSLSWELDYVNILALLEQHGIPIQAQERGESDPLIFGGGPVLTANPEPFADFFDVILLGDGEGLVDALIQAYQRVRGGSRTQKLQALAQVPGIYVPSLYEPHYQEPTGPVERILPKEAGIPDTIRKHTFRGNTLSVSTVVTPKAAWENIYMLEVVRSCPEMCRFCLASYLTLPFRVADVEGHLLPALERGLQVTNRIGLLGASVTQHPQFEEVLEYLAQDRLAHVRLSLASVRTGTVTSRLAQVLSSRGSKSITVAIESGSEQLRQIIHKKLHNEEILAAATHAQAGGLGGMKFYGMVGIPAETQADLEQTVALFKALKQVAPRLRFTFGCSTFVPKAHTPFQWYGVDPQAEKKLQFFQKQLRPLGIEFRPESYSWSVIQALISRGDRRVGKVLTLVRKFGESLGSYKRAFKELKGQLPPLEYYVHSDWIPGDPLPWDHIQGPLSPERLQQQSALHR
- a CDS encoding methyltransferase domain-containing protein, producing MTSALNQRIRNFYDASSGLWEQVWGEHMHHGYYEAGQAGKGRRQAQIALIDKVIEWGQIGDPQPPKQILDLGCGIGGSSLVLAQRFGAQVTGITLSPVQAQRAQERAKAAGFSSQVQFQVADALHMPFASDTFDLVWSLESGEHMPDKRQFLAECWRVLQPGGQVMVVTWCHREGSLSPQEQRHLQKIYDVYCLPYVISLSEYVHLAEQVGFGQIRQTDWSERVAPFWDEVITSALDWRWIPGLLRSGWGTLRAALGLGLMRRGYASGLVRFGLLSGFKPER